CGGCACATGACGTCGTCAACCTCACTTCCGGAACGAGCGAGGAGGCGGACCGAGCCGCCGACCGAGTGGCGGCGCTCGGCGGCCGGTATCTCGACGGTGCGCTGATGGCCCATCCCGAGCACGTCGGTGACAGCGCCACGATCCTGGTCTTCAGCGGCTCCGCCGAGGTGTTCGAGCGCCGGTCGGCGGTGCTCGCCTGTTTCGGGAGCGCTTCGTACCTGGGCCCCGCTGCGGGCACCGCCGCGCTGTACGACGTGGCGATGCTCGGCTTCGCCTGGTCCACGCTGCTCGGATACCTGTACACCGCCGTCCTGCTCGGCACCTCGGGTGTCCCGGCCACGACCTTGACGCCGCTGCTGACCGGCTGGCTCACCACGACGGTCGTCGATGTCATCGAGGATTACGCCGGACAGGTCGACGCCCGGCGCTATCCCGGCGACGAGGAGTGGCTCGAACTGGACTTTCCGCTGATGGGACATCTCGTGCGGACGAGCCGGGAACGCGGACTGGACACACGTCTGCCGAGACTGATCGAGGCGTTGACCTCCGACGGCATCGCCGACGGGCGCGGCAGGGAGAGCTTCGCCGGCCTGGTCGAGATACTGCGCAGGCAGTCGGCCGGGGTCGGCGTCACCGGCGCGGGTACCGGCCAGAACCAGCACGCCTGACTCGACCCGCACGGCAGGCGGCTCCCGCTCATCACCCCGCCAAGGGGTCTCTGCCTGCCGTGCCCCTGCGGAATCCGCCGGATCAGGCCTCCCCGCGTGTCATCGCGATCAGCCGGTCGAGCACGCCGGAGTCCATCCGAAGACCGTCGTGCTCGTACTGGCTGGTGACCCAGGTGCGCAGGCCCTTGACCTGCTCCGCCGTGCGCAACGACAGCTCTCGGTCCACATACATGTCGTCGTGGTAGACGACGGCGGCCACCGGAACCCTGTTGTGACTCAGCACGTCGTGGTCATACAGGTTGGGCCAGTCCGTCTTGGCGGCCAGCGCCTCGGCGGCGTCGCGGAGCGGCACCAGCGCCGGGTCCTCCTCGAACATCCAGGGGTAGATCATCTCGCCGGTGAAGCGCACCGAGGCGCCCTCGTCGACGTCGAACTCCGTGAACTCCCGACGGAGACGGTGGGCCGACCAGAGCGACGCGCCGCCCTGGCAGTAGATCGACTCGTGCAACAGCGCGTAGAGCGGGTCCGTCGCGAAGGTGACACTGCCGCTCACGCCGTGCAGGAAGGTGTCGGAGAGATCGGGACCGCCGGGTGCGTCGACGAACGCCTCCTCCAGCAGATAGTGCAGGCGGTCGAAGGTGCCTGCCTTGCCGAACTCGATTCCGAGTGTCTGAAAACGGTGCGGTGTGAGGCGTTCGCCGGTCGGCAGCAGCACCTCGTGCTCGGCGAGATGGTCGAACACCGATCGGACGATCGGCTCGTCCTGCGGATACCGGCTGAAGTACTCCGTGTTCTTCCGCAGCACTCTCGGATACAACGCCCGATAGACCTCGTCCGGCCCGGCGTCCAGTCCTGCGAGACCGCCGGTGACGAGGACGGCGGCGAGGCCCTCCGGGGCGATGGACAGATACGTCAGGGCGCAGAAGCCGCCGAAGCTCTGGCCGAGCACGCTCCACGGACGATCGCCGGTCAGCCGGCGGCGGAACACCTCAGCATCTCGCACGATCGAGTCAGCCCGAAAGTGACGCAGGTAGTCGGCGGTCTGCTCGCCGGAGCCGAAGCGGGCGAGAGTCTGCCGGTTCGCGGGCGTGCTACGGCCGGTGCCGCGCTGGTCGAGCAGCAGTACCCGATACTCGCGGAGCGCCCGGCGCAGCCAGCCGGTCGCGGGAACCGGCCGGGTCGCCTTGCCACCGGGGCCGCCCTGGAGGAACAGCAGCCACGGCAGGTCGGCGGTCTCGTTTCCCGAGGCGACGACCTCGCGGCCGAACACCGAGATCCGTTCGCTCGTCGGATCACCGTGGTCGAGCGGTACCTCGATGACGTGATCGACACAGGCGATGCCGGGGCTTCGATAGCTGGTCGTCATTGCTCTCCCGAATCGTGAGCGGTCTTCAGTGCGACGTGGTCACGACGCGACGAGGCGGCGAATCGATCTCCACGAACTCGCACGCTACGGCGTCTCGGCGCTGACGGCGGGGCAGGCGGTCCACCAGAGCACGTAGCGGCGGACGGCCCGCGACCTCCGCCCTCGGCTGTTCCCGACGACGGCTGCCGACGGCAACTGTTGCCGACGACGGCTGCCCCGGCGAAGCCTTGCCGAGCGGCCTAGCCGAGCCGCCTAGCCGGCCCGCCTCGGCGGGTCATCCTGCCCAGCCGCCCTGCCAAGCCGCCCCGCCCAACCGGACCCGTCGATCCCGACACTCCGACCTTGTCGTGACGTCGTGGTTCGACGTGCGTCGCGCTGCGAACTCCTGAGTCCCCTCGCCTCTCCTACTCGCGTCTCACCCGGCGCGACCACCCCGGCTGTCATCCGAACGGATGACAGCGCCTCGCCGGGTGGCCCATGATCTGCTGGGCGCATCGGACGACTGGGCGGTGGCGTCGCGGATTCCTAGCGTGGTGATCATGCCCGAACCGCAGGTCACCACAGGTACTCGGCCAGCCGACAGCAGGCCCGCACACACCCGACCCGCCGACAGTGCCACGTCAGCTACCGCCGCCTCCGATTCCGCCGTCCGTGACAGCCCGGTCCGTTCCGCACAGC
This genomic stretch from Actinoalloteichus hoggarensis harbors:
- a CDS encoding alpha/beta fold hydrolase translates to MTTSYRSPGIACVDHVIEVPLDHGDPTSERISVFGREVVASGNETADLPWLLFLQGGPGGKATRPVPATGWLRRALREYRVLLLDQRGTGRSTPANRQTLARFGSGEQTADYLRHFRADSIVRDAEVFRRRLTGDRPWSVLGQSFGGFCALTYLSIAPEGLAAVLVTGGLAGLDAGPDEVYRALYPRVLRKNTEYFSRYPQDEPIVRSVFDHLAEHEVLLPTGERLTPHRFQTLGIEFGKAGTFDRLHYLLEEAFVDAPGGPDLSDTFLHGVSGSVTFATDPLYALLHESIYCQGGASLWSAHRLRREFTEFDVDEGASVRFTGEMIYPWMFEEDPALVPLRDAAEALAAKTDWPNLYDHDVLSHNRVPVAAVVYHDDMYVDRELSLRTAEQVKGLRTWVTSQYEHDGLRMDSGVLDRLIAMTRGEA
- a CDS encoding NAD(P)-binding domain-containing protein produces the protein MEIARQSESIAVIGANARAAGLARALLHTGHAITVWSPTPDADAAPALRIDGVRSADSWTSALGAAPLVVLCVDDYDELRLILDEAGGHALTAHDVVNLTSGTSEEADRAADRVAALGGRYLDGALMAHPEHVGDSATILVFSGSAEVFERRSAVLACFGSASYLGPAAGTAALYDVAMLGFAWSTLLGYLYTAVLLGTSGVPATTLTPLLTGWLTTTVVDVIEDYAGQVDARRYPGDEEWLELDFPLMGHLVRTSRERGLDTRLPRLIEALTSDGIADGRGRESFAGLVEILRRQSAGVGVTGAGTGQNQHA